A window of the Streptomyces albireticuli genome harbors these coding sequences:
- a CDS encoding Lrp/AsnC family transcriptional regulator — protein MEELDREIVELLVKDGRMSYTDLGKATGLSTSAVHQRVRRLEQRGVIRGYAAVVDPEAVGLPLTAFISVKPFDPSAPDDIADRLAEIPEIEACHSVAGDENYILKVRVATPLELEHLLAHIRSLAGVSTRTTIVLSTPYEARPPRVG, from the coding sequence GTGGAGGAGCTGGACAGAGAAATCGTGGAACTGCTCGTCAAGGACGGGCGGATGAGTTACACCGACCTGGGGAAGGCCACGGGCCTGTCCACCTCGGCGGTGCACCAGCGCGTGCGCCGGCTCGAACAGCGCGGTGTCATCCGCGGCTACGCGGCCGTGGTCGACCCCGAGGCCGTCGGGCTGCCCCTGACCGCGTTCATCTCGGTGAAGCCCTTCGACCCCAGCGCCCCCGACGACATCGCGGACCGGCTCGCCGAGATCCCCGAGATCGAGGCCTGCCACAGCGTCGCGGGCGACGAGAACTACATCCTCAAGGTCCGGGTGGCCACGCCGCTGGAGCTGGAGCACCTGCTGGCGCACATCCGGTCGCTGGCCGGGGTGTCGACGCGCACGACGATCGTCCTGTCCACGCCGTACGAGGCGCGCCCGCCGCGGGTGGGGTGA
- the lnt gene encoding apolipoprotein N-acyltransferase, which translates to MPPGPETTADDTSAPVGEAAPDAPRPPRPSRTARLGRLVRREAPRTGLAVLAGLALALSFPPYDLWPLSFAAVAALALLTRGRTLRQGAWTGFALGLPFFFVLLRWLRVVGYDAVVGLSAIEALFLAVLGAGLALVSRLPAWPLWGACLWVAEELARDRLPFGGFPWGRLAFANTASPFTPLAALGGAPLVTFAVALAGGLLAFAVAALTKARAAGASGTPDAPDAPDVPDASGEPGSSGAAGRGPGVVRAALPGVEALALAAAVVLAGYAVPVPTAADDTVDVALVQGNVQNPGMDFLGRPMMILDNHVDATLALAKDIKEGRARKPDLVIWPENSSDLDPFRYGQAYARIEEAVKAVGVPVLVGALVDHPGKSGYVDNNGIVWDPRTGPGASYTKQHPVPFGEYVPFRDQLSKVVTRLQRVQRDFYPGDHTGVLQVGPARLGDVICFEVAYDEIVRDTVKAGARALVVQTNNATYGRTGQPEQQLAMSRLRAVEHGRSVVTVATSGISAVVAPDGEVLRRSEEFTRDVIEARVPLRDGTTVADRVGAGPEWALAMVGLLSCAAASLTGRRARRDEPKKKGQQ; encoded by the coding sequence GTGCCCCCGGGTCCCGAAACCACCGCCGACGACACGTCCGCGCCCGTCGGCGAGGCCGCGCCCGACGCCCCGCGGCCACCGCGCCCCTCCCGTACCGCCCGGCTCGGCCGGCTCGTACGCCGGGAGGCGCCCCGCACCGGGCTCGCGGTGCTCGCGGGCCTCGCGCTCGCGCTGTCCTTCCCGCCGTACGACCTGTGGCCGCTGTCGTTCGCCGCCGTCGCGGCCCTGGCCCTGCTCACGCGCGGGCGCACCCTCCGGCAGGGGGCCTGGACGGGCTTCGCGCTCGGGCTGCCGTTCTTCTTCGTCCTGCTGCGCTGGCTGCGGGTGGTCGGCTACGACGCCGTGGTCGGTCTCTCCGCGATCGAGGCGCTGTTCCTCGCCGTGCTCGGCGCGGGCCTGGCACTCGTCTCCCGGCTGCCCGCGTGGCCGCTGTGGGGCGCGTGCCTGTGGGTGGCCGAGGAGCTGGCCCGGGACCGGCTGCCGTTCGGCGGCTTCCCCTGGGGCCGGCTGGCCTTCGCCAACACCGCCTCGCCCTTCACCCCGCTCGCCGCCCTCGGCGGCGCCCCGCTGGTCACCTTCGCCGTCGCCCTCGCGGGCGGGCTGCTGGCCTTCGCGGTGGCCGCGCTGACGAAGGCGCGCGCCGCCGGGGCCTCCGGGACCCCCGACGCCCCCGACGCCCCCGACGTCCCCGATGCCTCCGGCGAACCCGGGTCCTCCGGCGCCGCCGGCCGCGGCCCCGGCGTCGTCCGGGCGGCGCTGCCCGGCGTGGAGGCCCTCGCGCTGGCCGCCGCCGTGGTGCTCGCCGGCTACGCCGTGCCCGTCCCCACCGCGGCGGACGACACGGTCGACGTCGCGCTGGTCCAGGGCAACGTCCAGAACCCGGGGATGGACTTCCTGGGCCGCCCGATGATGATCCTCGACAACCACGTCGACGCCACCCTCGCGCTGGCCAAGGACATCAAGGAGGGCCGCGCCCGCAAGCCCGACCTGGTGATCTGGCCGGAGAACTCCTCCGACCTGGACCCCTTCCGGTACGGGCAGGCGTACGCCCGCATCGAGGAGGCCGTCAAGGCGGTCGGCGTGCCGGTCCTGGTCGGCGCCCTCGTCGACCACCCCGGCAAGAGCGGCTACGTCGACAACAACGGCATCGTCTGGGACCCGCGGACGGGACCCGGCGCCTCGTACACCAAGCAGCACCCGGTGCCCTTCGGCGAGTACGTGCCCTTCCGGGACCAGCTCAGCAAGGTCGTCACCCGCCTCCAGCGCGTCCAGCGCGACTTCTACCCCGGCGACCACACCGGGGTGCTCCAGGTCGGCCCGGCCCGGCTCGGCGACGTGATCTGCTTCGAGGTGGCCTACGACGAGATCGTCCGCGACACCGTGAAGGCCGGCGCGCGCGCCCTGGTCGTCCAGACGAACAACGCCACGTACGGCCGCACCGGCCAGCCCGAGCAGCAGCTCGCGATGTCCCGGCTGCGGGCCGTCGAGCACGGCCGGTCGGTCGTCACGGTGGCCACCAGCGGCATCAGCGCGGTGGTCGCGCCCGACGGCGAGGTGCTCCGGCGGAGCGAGGAATTCACCCGGGACGTCATCGAGGCGCGCGTCCCGCTGCGGGACGGGACCACCGTCGCCGACCGCGTGGGTGCGGGACCCGAATGGGCGCTCGCTATGGTGGGCCTTCTGTCCTGCGCGGCCGCGTCTCTGACCGGCCGTCGGGCACGTAGGGACGAGCCGAAGAAGAAGGGGCAGCAGTGA
- a CDS encoding amidohydrolase has protein sequence MSERPDMPRDEARTVLLRNGTVHSPADPFATAMVVERGGVAWVGSEGAADSFADGVDEVVDLDGALVTPAFTDAHVHTTATGLALTGLDLTGVPTLADALARVRAHAAARPADRVLLGHGWDASAWPERRPPSRRELDEATGGRPLYLTRADVHSAVVTTALIDLVPAVSGLPGHVLDAPLTGDAHHAVRAAAYAGLTPGQRAEAQTAALDRAASLGIGSLHECAGPQISGTDDFTALLALAAGRPGPRVVGYWAEAVASANDAERIRGLGAIGAAGDLFVDGSLGSHTACLHEPYADGPHAGHTGTAHLDAAAVAAHVTACTEAGLQAGFHAIGDAALTAVVEGVRAAADRLGLARVRAARHRVEHAEMLTPEHIAAFAELALTASVQPAFDAAWGGDDALYAQRLGVDRARTLNPYAALLRAGVPLALGSDSPVTPLDPWGTVRAAAFHRTPEHRISVRAAFTAHTRGGWRAVGRDDAGVLVPGAPADYAVWESGDLVVQVPDHRVASWSTDPRSGTPGLPDLTPGTPLPVCLSTVVGGRTVYSAHGRPNE, from the coding sequence ATGAGTGAGCGCCCTGACATGCCCCGCGACGAAGCCCGAACCGTCCTGCTGCGCAACGGCACCGTCCACAGCCCCGCCGACCCCTTCGCCACCGCGATGGTCGTCGAGCGCGGCGGCGTGGCCTGGGTCGGCTCCGAGGGGGCGGCGGACTCCTTCGCCGACGGCGTGGACGAGGTCGTCGACCTCGACGGCGCGCTCGTCACCCCGGCGTTCACCGACGCACATGTGCACACCACCGCCACCGGCCTCGCCCTCACCGGCCTGGACCTCACCGGCGTCCCGACCCTCGCCGACGCCCTGGCGCGGGTGCGGGCCCACGCGGCCGCCCGGCCCGCCGACCGGGTGCTGCTCGGCCACGGCTGGGACGCCAGCGCCTGGCCCGAGCGCCGGCCCCCGTCCCGCCGCGAGCTCGACGAGGCCACCGGCGGCCGCCCGCTCTACCTCACGCGCGCCGACGTCCACTCCGCCGTCGTCACCACCGCCCTGATCGACCTGGTCCCCGCGGTCTCCGGGCTGCCCGGGCACGTCCTGGACGCCCCGCTGACCGGCGACGCCCACCACGCCGTGCGCGCCGCCGCGTACGCCGGGCTCACCCCCGGCCAGCGCGCCGAGGCGCAGACCGCGGCCCTCGACCGCGCCGCCTCGCTCGGCATCGGCTCCCTCCACGAGTGCGCCGGCCCGCAGATCTCCGGCACCGACGACTTCACCGCGCTGCTGGCCCTGGCGGCCGGCCGGCCCGGCCCCCGCGTCGTCGGCTACTGGGCCGAGGCCGTCGCGTCCGCGAACGACGCGGAGCGGATCCGCGGGCTCGGCGCGATCGGCGCGGCCGGCGACCTCTTCGTCGACGGCTCCCTCGGCTCGCACACGGCCTGCCTCCACGAGCCCTACGCCGACGGCCCGCACGCCGGCCACACCGGCACCGCCCACCTCGACGCCGCGGCCGTCGCCGCACATGTCACCGCCTGCACCGAGGCGGGCCTCCAGGCCGGCTTCCACGCCATCGGGGACGCCGCGCTCACCGCCGTCGTCGAGGGCGTACGGGCCGCCGCGGACCGGCTCGGGCTCGCCCGCGTCCGCGCCGCCCGGCACCGCGTCGAGCACGCCGAGATGCTCACCCCCGAGCACATCGCCGCCTTCGCCGAGCTCGCCCTCACCGCCTCCGTCCAGCCCGCCTTCGACGCCGCCTGGGGCGGCGACGACGCCCTCTACGCCCAGCGCCTGGGCGTCGACCGGGCCCGCACCCTCAATCCGTACGCGGCCCTGCTGCGGGCCGGCGTGCCGCTCGCCCTCGGCTCGGACAGCCCGGTCACCCCGCTCGACCCGTGGGGCACCGTCCGCGCCGCCGCCTTCCACCGCACCCCCGAGCACCGGATCTCGGTGCGGGCCGCCTTCACCGCCCACACCCGCGGCGGCTGGCGGGCCGTCGGCAGGGACGACGCGGGCGTCCTGGTGCCCGGCGCCCCCGCCGACTACGCGGTCTGGGAGTCCGGCGACCTCGTCGTGCAGGTGCCGGACCACCGTGTCGCCAGCTGGTCCACGGACCCGCGCTCCGGCACGCCCGGCCTGCCCGACCTCACGCCCGGCACCCCGCTCCCGGTGTGCCTGAGCACCGTCGTGGGCGGCCGCACGGTGTACTCGGCGCACGGGCGTCCGAACGAGTGA